CAGATAGTGTGACTCCAAATTGCTTCAATACATGGAGGGTACAGGACTATGCCAACACATTGTGCTAAAAGTTATGGCAATAAACATGagcaaagaatattttcttttttaaaaactaagaaaTTAAAATCGCTAGTGAGTGATGCTGTCAGGAGTAAACTGAGGTGGCAGGAGAATAAGCAAGCTAGTAACATTCTATGGAAAATAGGCTACTGGAAAACACCCAACATTTGATTTAATTGAAATTTGGTATTTTTACCTTTGGTTTTCTTCTAAACAGTGAAAGTCCTCATAAAATGAAATTGATCAGGACATTGactgaaaagaataattttgctTCGCTTCAAATACTATTTTGCTGTGAGCTAAGATTAGTTTAATTTAGATGAACTTTGCCCTTAGTGCTTCAATGCAAGCTTGAATTTGATAAAATCATTGCTTTCtaatgaggggtttttttgtttgttcaaattctcatttttctaGGGGAGCATTGTTCCACCAGCAGACTTTCCATCTGGATCGCCCGGGCTTGTGTTCCTAGTACACACCATTTGAAACAAACTGTACAGGGTACTTCtcatgtattttcttcttctttttttaatagtcaTTTTCTTATCAGAAGACATTTCATGCTCCCCCTCATCCTTTCCTCCAAGCAGGAATAGTATTGTGAGAACTTTTTGACATGGAAATGACTCTAGCCTGGCCTGCCAATAGGTCAGGTGTGTGCAGGTAGATTGACAGCTCTTTCCCATGTTTCCCAGCTGAGCCTCCTGCTGACTTCGGTGAAAGGTCTGTGTATGCAAAAAACACTTAGGTTTTCCTTGGTGATAACAAGGAGTGGGTAAAGCTGCAGTGTTCAATACAAACAGCTACAACAAAGCCTGTTTTCTTTGGCTCTTCTAATTGAGATTGTAGTGAGCAGTGCTTACGTAAATTGCTTCTCTTTCACAGAATGACAGGCTTTGCTGTCAGAGGTGAAGTATCaaacagagaagaaagcagaaaatgaggAGCTGATAGAATTTTGACTACAGGGATGCAGTAAGTCAGCAAATGTATATTTACTGGCTTGATTATTGGTCTGGCAATTGCTGCTGGCAATGTCTGACTAAGCAATGAAGCATCTGGGTGGCTGTGCATTCCTTTATTGGTTATTGATAAGTCAAACACAAAGCTTTCAAAGAGTCAGGCTTTTTGACAAGTCACTTGCTCTTCATTGTTTGTATTGTGTGCCTTTCACACAGAGGTCTGACACCTTCATGGACAAACTCTTACTTTTCAGTAAGAGTGATAGATGGCAGGGGGTGTTTCAAGTTCTGCTCTTTGGTCTTTTTCTGGGCTTAGTATATCTTGTTTCTCCTTTACTTTTTACTTTTGCAAAAGCCTGACCAAAGGGAGAACACGAGTCAGTCATCTGTCGGTTATGATTATCTGCTGCTATGGCAGGTGGCTGTGCTTTTTTGAGTGCTTGTGAATAGCTACTCGCTTTCAGTTAGAAACCTTGCCTTTTGACTACACTGTAAATGTTTCATCTGTGCCTATGCTTTGCCCCCACATAGCGGTTCATTCTCACACATTCTTATTCCTTCAAGAAGTTCTGCATCTGGTAAAAAGAAGCCCACGTGGTCCATGCTCTTATTCTCCTGTCCTCTCTCACTGTTCACAAAATCTGCCACTAATGCTTTAGACACCGTTCACACAGAAATGGTACTTCAAGCTTTTGCAATTTTATTGCCATTTTGGCTTTAGCACAACAGTTGAATTCTGATTCTCCTATCTGCTTACAAACTCATAAAAAGTGTGACTGtgaaaacagaagaggaaaagaagaattgTCAGTATTTTGGAAGTCTCCTTATTTCTATGCAAACATGTAAATATGTCTTTAATACAAGAATCAGGCTAAGAGGGTGGGATTATTAATTTGCTTCTCTTATGAGCTATGAAGCTTTCATCATTCTGGTAAATTGTTTCAAAGTAAAAGCTAGAAATCGTGACTCTTAGGAGTGCAGGGTGAATGTtacttcagtttttaaaaattatttttggaaatCTGACATTTTGTATTTAGCTGAGTCAGAAAAGCTGCTTAACTCTCCTTTGCAAAAAGTGAAGGCTCCTTTGGAGGTAAGTTGATTAACTGGGTCCAAATATGCTCTCAAACCACTTGCCTAACAACTTCTTTATTTCCACAGATTTTTATAGGGTGTCTATGTATGAAAAAGTTTTCTGCAAAAGATAAAAAGATTAGATTTGCCCCAGTTCACCTGTCCTCTAGTAAGGAATAGGAGAAATTGACAGACTGATACTGGAGTTGTCAATGTGCACTTTGGGTGGCGCAGTCTTCCTTCACACTTCTGCTAGTGTCCTTGGCTGAGTCGGTGATGATGGCATCTGGGAAACCTAGTGCaacccttttctttcaaaagaataTTGATCACATTCTTCATGAATTTGAATTTCCGTGAAATAAGGTAATTGGACCTATCAAAGGTTGATTCTTGTTAAAATAAATGATATTTGTTAACGGTGAAAAGTTATTCAGCATAGCTATGTTGAAATCTGCCTGCAGAAGGTTGTAGAGATGTCACACTGCTGCCTGCTTCATGAAAGGGCAGAGGAAGCAGTATCAGTGAGCCTGGTTATACCTATAACCTTCCATATTCTTCCACAGAATCTCCCTCTCCAGAATTCCACAGGAATTGTGAAGTAGTCTTTGCACTGACTGACACCAATGGTTGTTACTTTGAACTAAGTCAACTGAGGTAATGTTAAAGTCAATTTTGATGGCAGTTTTCAACAGCAGAGATCTCAGGCTTATTTTTACAGGTGGCAAAATTCTTGTTTCAGTTGtgcacacagaaacaaaatgccTATGCCCTGACCCCAAAGTTTCCATGGCAGTTTGTGTAATTTCTAAAGGATCCATTTCCTCTAGAGTTGCTCATGATATCTTGTTATAAACAAGAATAAATGCTTGAAACAAATCTGCAATATAAAGTCCATCCTATGCATAATTTTCCTGGGGAAAATTGGATTTTCCATTGCTATGTGATAAGAACATAAGAAAATCAATTATTTTAGAATGGGAAGCAGTGCATaatcaaaagcaaagaaagcatgGATCATGCATTTGTCACCTAACACAAAACGAGGATGTTTGTGTTAGCCAATATTATGTTTATGTTAGCCAATGTTCAGCACAGACCGAGGAGCTGAGAGGCTGAGACCCTCATGTTTGCATTCTCTATTCTTCTAAGAAGTATTTTTCAGGGACTTTCCAGTATTTCTTCCCATGACTTCCTCCATCGTTTGCAGTGTTTATACATTAGAGACAAATATACTTTCATTATTACAAGGATGGCAACCATGGAAACTCGAGGGGACAAATTGCAGTTCTCCATACAAGAGCAGAAGTCCTGTAACCAGGGAAAGGGAGCTTGAGGATAGGAAATGACAGGAGGTCATTGCTTGGTCAGTTGATAATTGCTACTTCTCTGGCCCCCCAAATGAACCTGTTGGtgaaagaaggaaacagaagtgGTTTGAAATGAAGGTGAAGTAAGCGGCCAAGAGAATAACAGAGGACAGAAAGGATATGTAAACACCTCTGCTGCACTTCATTATGGGCACTGAAGTGAAAGGAAGGTGATGAATGCACACGGCAGCTGTAAAGTGGAATGGACTTCTGACAGTCTTGTAGAAAGAGTTTAGATGCTAAATGAAGTGACCAAGGGGAGCAGAAACTTCCGTGAGACTGGGAAAAGGAGAATATGGACAAGAACGTGTAGTTAGCTGCAATGAAATCTCAGGGTCCATCCTTTCACTGTGGTGCAAATGTCCCGACCCTTAAATCACCTGCTGGCCAGCTGCCTGCTGTGTTGCACAGACATGCACACGTACACACAGAGACACTGACTGCATGATCTGCATGTTTCCAAAGTATGCAGTTCTCCCCCATGGCTTCTGCATGACCTGACAGCTGGAGGGTCACAGGGCACATTGTTTAAAGTGGCAGAACTCTTCTAGCTGATGCCCAAATAACAATGCTGAAGGAGATGACCAGCATCAATCTTATTGAGAAAGGTCTTCAGGAAGAAGCAAGCCAAAGAGAGTTGTCTTATTTTATGATCACAATGTTACCCAGCAAAAATCCTTCTGCTGTTTTATTGCTATCTAGATAGTAgataaaagtgaaataaaagtgTGCATCCCTCAAATAAACAGTTACACTCTAGTTAAAAACAATAGTCTTTGAAACTTATGGTGTTTCTCTCTTATTCCCTGTTTCCTTCTGGAAGATTTTTAAGAGAGGCAGGCATCATGTGTTCAGTACACTGCATTTCAGGGATCAGAATAGGAAGCAGTTGTTACACCATGACAAGTGCTTGCTCTTTGGGTACCCAAAGTAAAGGTCACAAATTCCCACTTCGATGGTCAGATAGTGCCCTTTTACTGTAGTAAAGATTTACAGCTGTGGGCCTGAAGTGGACACTTAGTGATGTTAAGGCATCTGGGCGTAAAACCCTTTTATCTGCAAGGGAGCTAAAGAAGGGGCCTTTCCCTAGACCTCACCAGTCCCCATGGACTGGGAACAGCCTGAAGAGAGGAGAGTGAGACACTTCCCCCCCTCTAAGAATCTGTTAGTGCAGTCAAGAGTGCCAGATTACCATAGCAGGGGAAGTTATGGTACCATGgacttaaaatttttaatttcagttccagaatggcaaaaataaagcagaattttcaaataaagcaaatgaaaatttaaaagatcAAACAGATAACAaatgggttttttaatataaaacttTTAATAGTACATTTATAGGAATAATTACACTGTCACAATCAAACTCTATGTatgtaaaatacagttttttaCATTAGCTGATGGAGTGGCTAATGAGACATACAATCAAGTACAGAGTAATGAGACTACATATATTTCTCCAGAAATGAACAGCAGGAATGAAGAATCCagtagaaattaaataaattataattgTTCTCTTTCTTACATAGAAACTGctcaataaatacatttataaatacCATAGAAATCAcaatacataaatataaaatagtCTTACACATTCTGTAGGTTAGGATTTTCAAGTTAGACATTACAGTTCACAGTCTTGCCACAGGCTGACCGTGGTTCAGGAAGCTGTTGTTGACACAACATACTGGTGCActccaggggagcaggaggattCATCAGTTTGCTGGTGAAATAGCAAAATTATCGGGCTTAGTGTAAAtaagctgtgctgcaggtgcatTGCACCTCACTGCATAGGTTTGGCTAAAGTGGCTGCCAAGGGTTCTCAATCTCCTTCAGCAaaccacttttccttcagtgtcATGGGCAGCATGTCCCATTGACAACATTGACCATTGTGAAAGACGTCCTTCAATACACACAgttaaataaatagataaataaataaaaccatccATAATTAACATCATAACACTGATGCAGCATGTGGAAGATGGTGCACTGCTTAAATGATGCTTTTCCCAAACATTTCCCTTGAGAGACGAGTAGAAGCAGttcccagatttttttctgtcccagTGTGTCTTAGAGAGGAGAGTCAGAATTTTGTTGAGCCCTGTTAAGAGGTGAGGGAAGAGgataatttaaaagaagattCAAGTTACCACTGCTTAGCGCAAGCAATTTAGGATGTGAGGTCTCTTTCCAATTTTTTGTTCTATCTTGAAGCACAGGGAGGATAAAGTTGATGTTTCAAAAGCAGCTACTTAAATCCCAGTGTGTGCATGTCTAGCATCCAGCTGGGAaacctctgcagcaggagcttctGCAGTTACTCACAGCAAGAACTTTGTTAGCTCAAATTAGCAACTAAATAAGGGAaagattactttttaaaagccttttttttttcaaagggaGACAGGCACTTCTGTGCTTCCCTGCAGACAGAGTTGCTGGTATTCAGGGGTTTAGTACTGACCTATCAGCTTGAGCAAGGACCCTGAAGCATAGTCAAAAGAAACGAAGACTGATTCTATAATTAAACAGGAAGCTTCCCTGTTCTTTTAATCTGATAAAGAAAGACTGGGAAGCATCGCTATGGAATCCTATAAAGTGGCTTTTTCTGGGAGGTTTGCCACTCAACTGCCCAGATAGAGAGGAAATGGGACTTACCTGGCCAAAATTGCCTTTACAATCAGCTGTACCCAGGGAGCAGTGGGCTCCAAGCACACCTCTCTGCCGTCTTTCAGAGTAGCTCTGCAAAACAAGGAATAAAGAAAAGTCAGGAAACTACTACATGGATTTGGTTTATTCACAGAATGTAATCTTGCATTTTTAGCTCAGATAGTATAAATTCATCCCTACAACTCTAGGTTAGACTTGGCTGTTTTGCTTTATGTGTTATACAACTGAGGAGACTAGAGCCATCCAGAATTGTGAGTCTCTGTGTCTGCTCTCAAAGCAGTCACACATTACCAAAAATCTTTCCCTCTATATGTGAATACTTGTTTTGGAATCGTTTATATTACTAAAACTTTCTTATGCAACAGTTGAAATCTCCTGTGGTGGAAAGGTGTTTGAGCAGAATAAGGACTTTTAACATTTTAGCACCTTTGTTCTGTTCAGACCAGGTTAGGTTGGTTCACTGCTTGTTGTAACTTAGTTTTTCTCCTTGAGACTCCCTGCCTAATAAATGCAGGATTCAAAGTACATCATTATGTTGTGTACTAAAAGCTGACAAGTCCATGAAATTCATGTTCTACTActagaaatatttaatatgtcCCCTGACAGATAAAAAATGGTCGGTTCAGGAATATGTAAGGTCATAGAGACTGTGAAAAACATGGTGTTTCTCTTAAAACCATCCCtctcaaaataaaaaccaagtCTGGCTGCATGAGGTCAGCATGCTGACTATGGTACTTGTGAAGCCTAAAAgcccagcagcagtggcagcaatTCAGGGGCAGAGGAAGGAACCTCTTGCTGAGCTACTTACATGACTTCAACATTCTTGCAGTGGGGGCCGCTCTGTGTCAGCTTCACATCTTGAATGGATTTTGGGGGAATGAACCTTGAATGAGTGGCTATGCACTGGCACCGGAGCTCAGTTCCCATCCTGGCAAGAGTCCTACCTGTGAGCAGAAAAGGCAGATAGGGGTTTGACAGGTGGTCTTATGGTCAACGTATCAGACATAAAGCACAGCTGCTCTATTGTAACAGCATTCTCAGTTAAAACATTGCATTTGTCCAAGCTGCCTAAATCCTCATGCTATAAGGGAGGGTTACATAGGTTTCAGGAGAGCTGATGCCCAAGTACTTTGGTAACCAAATTaacaaatcttttaaaaatgaacccACACATTTTGTGGTTACTAACCATACTGACTACAGGGTATGGTTAATTGCATCGTTTTAACATCTGGATCAAAAAACCTCGCCACTCTGATGAAGACAGAGCCCTAGATTTGTTCATTAATTGGAGGTTTGCCCATATTTCTGTGTTCATATTGTTTGTCTCCCTTCCCAACTGTGTATTACTTCCTTGAGGCAACATGGTCACTAAGCAACAAATATGAGATGATAAACTGGTATTTGtgtgggaagggagagaaacattaaaacacttcagaaaaaaaatctgtctccaGCCACAGAAGAACCTGTCGCTGGCCACATACACTTCaattgaaacagaaacaaagcaaatgcaTCTTGCATCCTTGAAATTTTTCCCACAAGATGTCAGTAACTCTTCAGTCCGAGGTCTACATGGTAGATTTCTGACTGAAGAGAGGTGCTGAAAATCTCTCAAAAGAGACTAATTTAGTGAGACAAATAGAAAGCTGTTCTGCAAGGATAAGCCTCTCACTTGGTGCCTTGGCAAATCTGCACCAAGGGGACTTTTGGGAAGGTTTACTTACCTTGAGATACAGCTGCTGAGATCAGGAAAAGAGCCAGGACAGCTACAAGTTTGCCGTTCATGGTGGGACAGAGTTTTCTGCTGGGTTGTTTAGGTCTAGTTCTGTGAGCCTGAGTCCCAAAGGATTGTTGATTCCTGCTGTGTGTGAGGATTGTTGATTCCTGCTTATATACTGTTTTGTGCCCAGCCTCTGTACTCTGCTGGCACGGAGATTGCGTTAGAGGAATTTCCCAGATGCAGTAAAAATGAGTCACATGACTGTTGTGAAACTTCTTCCTAGATGACAAGGAATTATTCTGCGGATAATGATACAatgtttaatttattaaaatagtcACACATTCCAATTATTTCAGTAGACATgtaaattttgtgttttctctaaAGCATATCCTTATTTAATAATATAACTTTAGTATGGTTTCAGTTACATTTATGTTCTtgcttattattattttgttcatGATTATAACTGTTCTTTGTAGATGTATCAGGTCTATATTTGAGACACTGAATTTCTTATTCCCACTTACAATGATAGCTTCTGCTTACCTGATATAAGCCACCAGAGAGGAACTCAAGCAGTGCTGAAATTACTGAGAAGCTCTTTACTGGGTCAGAATTTTACCTCAACATTTTTTTGACATAAaagattttcattttagttattttttccctctgttcaAGGGGCATGATACAAAGTAAATTCATCACTAAATCTTTGTTTCTAGAAAGGAATCAAGGCTGCAGTATTCAAAGCTCTCTGTGGGAAGTAGATATTGAATTCTGAATGGATGTGAAAATCATGCCTGTACTTTTCATGTTACACATGTTAATGAATGATAAACACAGGtgtcattattattttaaggaCGGCATGATAATAATGACACAGAGGATGCTTTCTATGCAAACTAAACAGCATTACCTGCTGAACAcaagtggttttgttttctctgtaagTCCAGACATTTTTAGTAAGTCTTTTCTGAAACCTTTTTCAGTGCAACTGTAGGTCCTAGCAAAGGGACACAAGAGTGAGAGTTGAGGCACTATACAGACTTCTGTTAAAACACCTTGTTGCATGAATGTTCAGCTTTTGTTTGCTGATGCTGGGGATAATACCTTGCAAGGGAGAAAATTCCAAGAGAAGATGGGCTCAAATGCTGAACTTCCTCTTAaattaaatctgtatttttaaatccaGCTGGAATGTGTGTGATTAGGAGAAAGCCTTCTATTTCAGTGCAGTAAAAACCTCATCCTTTTGACGTGATTACTTTTCCTGCTTGTTGTCTTTAAACTCAAAGCTTTGTGGTTTTAGGATCTGTGGATTGAATGAGGTTCTTCTCACCAAATCTGGGGACTTCATAAAAACTCAATCATCTTTAGCATGTAAAGCATTTCAATTTATTTACAGTAAGAATGGAATAGTTTGCCCATAATTTATTGTAGTTTCCTGTGTACCACTTGTCATTAACTTGATAAAAGGAACTTTGTGATAAAAATTCATTTGTTTCTCAATGCTGTGTGGGCTGTCCCAGGAAAAGATCCAGCGGCTTTGTCTTTCCTACCTCTCACTGAGAATTAAGTTGACAAAAGGTACTGATTCTGACTCCTGATGGTGCTGCTCCTTAGCTATGTCTCTTAGAGAActtcaataaaaaataaattcagttctCTGAAGGTGCAAACCAGAAGAAGGTTTTGCTAGGAACTTAAGGTTATGTTTTATTGCTTATGTTCTATTGTGATGTATGTGTTGTGTTATATTACCATGTGGTTTCACTGGTGCCAGATTGTAGATGTTGGAGTTTTAACCAGTTTACTTGGaaggttttgctggttttttcttttgatttctctctgtgtctccacatatatatgcacatacacAGAGGTTAAATTAGCATTTTATTAGAGATCCCACTTTTCTTAGTTACTATTTGCAGCATTATTATATAATTTTGGTTTGTACTTAAATGTTATTATTATCTCAGGAAATACAAGAAAATTCCCCTTCAAATCCCCAAGTGAAATCAGTGAGTGCTTGTGCTCCTGACCACCAGGCTCAGCTATTTCCTGCGTGTGGCAGTAACAGATCCGCAGAAATCCCCAGGGCAGAAGTGAAGCCAAGAGCCTGCTCCACCTACAATGAGTCCTGCCCCTGAACTAAGAGTGAGTATCTGTCTAAAAGAGCAGGATGTTTGTAATGGAATGTAAATCCCTGCACTTTTCCACAAATGTTACAGTTTCATTGGGACTATGTGAAGGGGGAGTAAGAGAGACAACTGAGGCGTGAAAATGTCGAGGGATGAGATCAAGCCCAAAGGACAGGCACTCCTAAGATGGGTTTCTAGGAGTGCCATGTTTTGCCCAAGTTCTCCCTACATCCATTCAACACGCTGCCCAGGATGTCATCCAGGCTTTTGTCATGGGAACTGCAAATCCATTATGGGATTCTGACAGCTTGTTTTCCTGCCAGCCATCAGAGATGATTTGTGCAAATGGAATTGCTGCTCCTTTTGAAGGATCGAGTCACTGAGAGAGCTGATACTGCCGCGAGCAGAGACCTTCCATGCTAAACCCTGTAACAACCATGCTGGCAGTGAACGAAACAACACTTACACAACAGTCTGATTACTGAAAGACTGCTGAAAAGGAAGCAAATACCTTGCATGCCTATGTTCTAAGGCAGGATATAGCTTGTGTTCTCCATGTTACAGGATGGAAACTAGTGGTTTGTCATGACTCATCACCTTGTCTGATGAGCACAAAAGTCAAAAGGGCATCTTTTAGAATCTTGACTGGGATCCGTTAATGTTTGTATGTAGCAAAGGATGCCCCTGCACAAGGGATACACTGAGGGAGATTCAGGTGTACTGAGGCTGAGCTTCAGTCCATTACTAGTTTGAGTCGCTTCAGGTCCAGAGGAATGTCACAGCTCCCGGGCTGTTAAAGTTACTCTAAGAAAAATTAAGAATCTGTCTTTTTTTAGACAAATTCCATCCTCTCCCTTGAGAAGCTGTGTACACAAGACCCAGAATCCCAGGAGGCAAAGCTTTTGCTGGAACGAGGGTTTAGCCTGTCTGTCAGCTCCTGCCTCCTATGCGTCCTCTATTCCAGCTACTCTTGCACCTAGGGAAAATCTCACTCTGTCTGCTGAAACCACACCCCTTTCCCTACAAATGCCTTCACATTCAGCTGCCATTCTACttgagctgcagagagctgaagGACAAATACAGGAGCTGGGAAATAATCACTTCCGCTACTCAGAAGCTGTGCCCAATATTGTGCAAACACTTGTGGAAGTCTGCAATGAGGCAAAGCTTAGGGAACAGATACgtaaaagcaaaatatctgcTAGACATCAGAACTGCTGTAGGAGGAAGTGATAGCAAGGAAAGGACAAAGACTTAGGTCagcttgtggggttttttcaaacTTCAGTGTTTATAGGTGATTATGTAGCCTTAGTCAGTTCACAGCAAGTGCTGGACTTTCCTGAATCCCTCTGGAATCACAAAGTAGCAGTACAGTTTTTAAGTTGGTTTGCCTTTTAATATATGCATTTATAAAAATAGTGGTATGTTACTGCATATGAATTTTTGATAGGTATTTCAGCTCTGCTTGAAAAGACTCAATTCTGTATTGTAGCTTCCACTTAAAAAATTGTTACAGgttaaatgaaatgtttaattTGCTCCAATTCAATATGAAAGTGtattgaaaatattaatataagGTATCAAGTAATATTTGAAAAGGATGCATTAATATTACCTGTGGTGTTAATGTAAAACGCTAGAAAATATCAACAAATATACATACTACAAATAAAATTTATCTACCTGATATGAACGGAAGAGATACTAAGTCCACTTAGAGAATTGTTAGGCACCAGCACCTGGGCTTTAGCTGCCCTATAAGGCTGCATTTATTGCATACTTGCATTTGCATCTCACCAGCTGTGCCAGAAGTATTTTCTGACCGTGCAAGTACAACCTGGAAGTGGCAGGAGGAAACACGTGGTAAGTTTTAAGAAGTAAGTGCAAGGAACTTTTGATCAAATTAGAAGTGGTCAGTGGCCATAACACACATCACACCTTCATCTCTGATTCTTATAAGTGAGATCTGTTTGGCA
This sequence is a window from Prinia subflava isolate CZ2003 ecotype Zambia chromosome 18, Cam_Psub_1.2, whole genome shotgun sequence. Protein-coding genes within it:
- the LOC134559831 gene encoding interleukin-8, producing the protein MNGKLVAVLALFLISAAVSQGRTLARMGTELRCQCIATHSRFIPPKSIQDVKLTQSGPHCKNVEVIATLKDGREVCLEPTAPWVQLIVKAILARAQQNSDSPL